Proteins found in one Panicum hallii strain FIL2 chromosome 4, PHallii_v3.1, whole genome shotgun sequence genomic segment:
- the LOC112890594 gene encoding UDP-glucuronate 4-epimerase 1-like, with protein sequence MRVLEEDLYPSTPGKVKVERAGSMSRHVHRCFASTGTMFLWALFLVAMTATYLSVHSFVDTSSRYFAASWGGLHWERQIRASASPRRPPGSAEGAGLSVLVTGAAGFVGTHCALALRKRGDGVVGIDNFNSYYDPSLKKARRALLRSHGVFVVEGDINDGRLLAKLFDVVPFTHVLHLAAQAGVRYAMENPASYVHSNIAGLVSLLEACKDADPQPAIVWASSSSVYGLNDRVPFSEAHRTDQPASLYAATKKAGEEITHTYNHIYGLSVTGLRFFTVYGPWGRPDMAYFSFTRNILQGKPITVYRGKDHVDLARDFTYINDIVRGCLASLDTAGRSTGTGGKKRGPAPYRIFNLGNTSPVTVPTLVSILERYLRVKAKKNVVEMPGNGDVPYTHANISLAREQLGYKPTTSLEMGLKKFVRWYLSYYGYNRGTHTFRNS encoded by the coding sequence ATGCGGGTGCTGGAGGAGGACCTGTACCCGTCGACGCCGGGGAAGGTGAAGGTGGAGCGGGCGGGGTCGATGAGCCGGCACGTCCACCGCTGCTTCGCGTCCACGGGGACCATGTTCCTGTGGGCGCTCTTCCTGGTGGCCATGACAGCCACGTACCTCAGCGTCCACTCCTTCGTCGACACCTCGTCGCGCTACTTCGCCGCCTCGTGGGGCGGCCTGCACTGGGAACGGCAGATCCGGGCGTCGGcgtcgccgcggcggccgccggggtCCGCCGAGGGCGCCGGGCTGTCCGTGCTGGTGACGGGCGCGGCCGGGTTCGTGGGCACGCACTGCGCGCTGGCCCTGCGCAAGCGCGGCGACGGCGTCGTCGGCATCGACAACTTCAACTCCTACTACGACCCGTCGCTCAAGAAGGCCCGCCGCGCGCTGCTGCGCTCCCACGGCGTGTTCGTCGTGGAGGGCGACATCAACGACGGCCGCCTCCTGGCGAAGCTCTTCGACGTCGTGCCCTTCACCCACGTGCTCCACCTCGCCGCGCAGGCCGGGGTGCGCTACGCCATGGAGAACCCAGCCTCGTACGTGCACTCCAACATCGCGGGGCTCGTCTCGCTCCTCGAGGCCTGCAAGGACGCCGACCCGCAGCCGGCCATCGTCtgggcgtcctcctcctccgtcTACGGCCTCAACGACCGCGTCCCCTTCTCGGAGGCGCACCGCACCGACCAGCCGGCGTCGCTCTACGCCGCCACCAAGAAGGCCGGCGAGGAGATCACCCACACGTACAACCACATCTACGGCCTCTCCGTCACGGGGCTCCGCTTCTTCACCGTGTACGGGCCCTGGGGCCGCCCCGACATGGCCTACTTCTCCTTCACCCGGAACATCCTCCAGGGGAAGCCCATCACGGTGTACCGGGGCAAGGACCACGTCGACCTCGCCCGGGACTTCACCTACATCAACGACATTGTGCGCGGCTGCCTGGCGTCGCTGGACACGGCGGGgcggagcaccggcaccggcggCAAGAAGCGCGGCCCGGCACCGTACAGGATCTTCAACCTCGGGAACACGTCGCCGGTGACGGTGCCCACGCTGGTGTCCATCCTGGAGAGGTACCTGCGggtgaaggcgaagaagaacgtGGTGGAGATGCCCGGCAATGGCGACGTGCCGTACACGCACGCCAACATCAGCCTGGCCCGGGAGCAGCTCGGGTACAAGCCGACAACGAGCCTGGAGATGGGATTGAAGAAGTTCGTGAGGTGGTACCTCTCCTACTACGGATACAATCGGGGAACGCATACCTTCAGGAACTCATGA
- the LOC112888583 gene encoding trimethylguanosine synthase-like: MAKTNAAPPGPGRRTRVLPFLHNRTTTHRFFRLLDATATKTARRRRRRLTARPTRNRRATRPGEPKRPGAAEEPQDQAVGAAREPDAAAEADVDAAVVAGKYWAHRHSLFSLYDRGVRMDAEGWYSATPEAVAASQAARAAPGDLVVDAFAGCGGNSIQFAARGCYVVAVEIDPRKVELAAHNARVYGVEDRIEFVVGDFFRLAPFLKADLVFLSPPWGGPAYIHAPIYTLDMLKPKDGYTTFQAAQKIAPNAIMFLPRTVDISQVEELSWLSCPPLDFESEENYIHHRLKGITAYFGRTAGPPSYHCQNWDDEQAAD; encoded by the exons ATGGCGAAAACAAACGCCGCGCCACCAGGCCCCGGCCGCCGAACCCGCGTGCTCCCCTTCCTCCACAACAGGACCACGACGCACCGCTTCTTCCGCCTCCTTGACGCCACTGCCACGAaaaccgcccgccgccgccgccgccgcctcacgGCCAGGCCCACGCGCAACCGCAGGGCAACGAGACCGGGGGAGCCGAAGCGCccgggggcggcggaggagccgCAGGATCAGGCcgtcggggcggcgcgggaacCCGATGCCGCCGCCGAAGCGGACGTGGACGCGGCCGTGGTGGCGGGGAAGTACTGGGCGCACCGCCACAGCCTCTTCTCCCTGTACGACCGTGGCGTGCGCATGGACGCCGAGGGCTGGTACTCCGCCACCCCGGAGGCCGTCGCGGCGTCGcaggccgcccgcgccgcgcccggGGACCTCGTCGTCGACGCGTTCGCCGGGTGCGGCGGCAACTCCATCCAGTTCGCCGCCAG GGGTTGCTACGTGGTCGCCGTGGAGATCGACCCCCGCAAGGTGGAGCTGGCGGCGCACAACGCGAGGGTCTACGGCGTCGAGGACAGGATCGAGTTCGTCGTCGGTGACTTCTTCCGCCTCGCACCTTTCCTCAAG GCTGATTTGGTGTTCCTTTCACCACCCTGGGGAGGGCCAGCATACATCCATGCTCCAATCTACAcccttgatatgctgaagccaAAAGACGG GTACACAACATTCCAAGCTGCTCAGAAAATAGCTCCAAATGCCATCATGTTTCTGCCACGGACGGTCGACATTAGCCAAGTAGAGGAGCTTTCCTGGTTGTCTTGCCCACCATTAGATTTCGAG AGTGAAGAGAACTACATACACCACAGACTAAAAGGAATCACAGCCTATTTCGGAAGAACCGCAGGACCTCCAAGCTATCATTGCCAAAATTGGGATGACGAACAAGCTGCTGATTAG